Proteins from one Mycobacterium adipatum genomic window:
- a CDS encoding CAP domain-containing protein, with the protein MLAAPTANADNRRLNDGVVANVYTVQHKAGCDTEIKINPKLRLAAQWHTNDVLNNRALNGDIGSDGTTVADRARNAGYAGAVAETVAINPALAISGIELINQWYHRPDYYAIMADCSNVHIGVWSESLLDRTVVVAVYGKGDGAPPVPSDIRDFGQVPGWTP; encoded by the coding sequence ATGCTGGCCGCACCCACCGCGAACGCTGACAACCGGCGCCTGAACGACGGCGTGGTCGCCAACGTCTACACCGTGCAGCACAAGGCCGGATGCGACACCGAGATCAAGATCAACCCGAAGTTGCGCCTCGCCGCCCAGTGGCACACCAACGACGTGCTCAACAACCGGGCCCTCAACGGCGATATCGGGTCCGACGGCACAACCGTCGCCGACCGGGCACGCAACGCCGGCTACGCCGGGGCCGTCGCCGAGACAGTGGCGATCAACCCGGCGCTGGCGATCAGCGGCATCGAGCTGATCAACCAGTGGTATCACCGGCCGGACTACTACGCGATCATGGCCGACTGCTCGAATGTGCACATCGGTGTCTGGTCGGAAAGCCTGCTGGACCGCACCGTGGTGGTCGCGGTGTACGGCAAGGGTGATGGCGCACCGCCGGTCCCGTCGGATATCCGCGATTTCGGCCAGGTGCCGGGCTGGACGCCATAA
- a CDS encoding ArsR/SmtB family transcription factor — translation MQAAVFVALGEPSRLRIVDLLRAGPLPVGAIAEALGIRQPQVSKHLRVLGDSGIVSSQAQARQRIYQLEAAPFEDIGQWVASFERLWDDRLDSLGDFLNSITHEKKDDGP, via the coding sequence ATGCAGGCGGCGGTGTTCGTGGCACTGGGGGAGCCGAGTCGCCTGCGGATCGTCGATCTGCTCAGGGCCGGGCCGCTTCCGGTCGGCGCGATCGCCGAGGCGCTCGGAATACGGCAGCCGCAGGTGTCCAAACATCTTCGGGTGCTTGGTGATTCCGGGATCGTGAGCAGTCAGGCCCAGGCCCGGCAGCGGATCTACCAGCTCGAAGCCGCACCCTTCGAGGACATCGGCCAATGGGTCGCGTCCTTCGAGAGGCTGTGGGATGACCGGCTGGATTCCCTTGGTGACTTCCTCAATTCGATCACACACGAGAAGAAAGACGACGGCCCATGA
- the era gene encoding GTPase Era, translating to MSGEFRSGFVCFVGRPNTGKSTLTNALVGEKVAITSNRPQTTRHTIRGIVHRDDFQIILVDTPGLHRPRTLLGERLNELVKATYSDVDVIGLCLPADEAIGPGDRWIYDQIRAVAPRTTLVVIVTKIDKVPKEKVAAQLLAVSELTGGTAEIVPVSATRGEQLDVLIDVLVGKLPPGPAFYPDGELTDEPEQVLMAEFIREAALEGVRDELPHSLAVVIDEVTPREGRDDLIDVHAILYVERDSQKGIIIGKGGARLREVGTAARLQIEKLLGTKVYLDLRVKIAKNWQRDPKQLGRLGF from the coding sequence ATGAGCGGCGAATTCCGTTCCGGCTTCGTCTGTTTCGTCGGCCGCCCGAACACCGGTAAGTCGACGCTGACCAATGCGCTGGTCGGCGAGAAGGTGGCCATCACGTCGAATCGGCCGCAGACCACCCGGCACACCATCCGCGGCATCGTGCACCGCGACGATTTCCAGATCATCCTCGTCGACACCCCGGGCCTGCACCGGCCGCGCACCCTGCTCGGTGAGCGGCTCAACGAACTGGTCAAGGCGACCTATTCCGACGTCGATGTGATCGGGCTGTGCCTGCCGGCCGACGAGGCGATCGGGCCGGGTGACCGGTGGATCTACGACCAGATCCGCGCCGTGGCCCCCAGGACCACGCTGGTGGTCATCGTGACCAAGATCGACAAGGTGCCCAAGGAGAAGGTGGCCGCCCAGTTGTTGGCGGTCAGCGAATTGACCGGCGGCACCGCGGAGATCGTGCCGGTGTCGGCGACCAGGGGTGAGCAGCTCGACGTGCTGATCGACGTCCTGGTGGGCAAGCTTCCGCCGGGCCCGGCGTTCTACCCCGACGGGGAACTCACCGACGAGCCCGAGCAGGTCCTGATGGCCGAGTTCATCCGGGAGGCCGCGCTCGAAGGGGTCCGCGACGAGCTGCCGCACTCGCTGGCCGTCGTCATCGACGAGGTGACCCCCCGGGAGGGTCGCGACGACCTGATCGACGTACACGCCATCCTCTATGTCGAACGGGACAGCCAGAAGGGCATCATCATCGGCAAGGGCGGTGCCCGGTTGCGTGAGGTCGGTACCGCCGCCCGGCTGCAGATCGAGAAGCTGCTGGGCACCAAGGTCTACCTGGATCTGCGGGTCAAGATCGCCAAGAACTGGCAGCGTGACCCGAAACAGTTGGGGCGCTTGGGCTTCTGA
- a CDS encoding NUDIX hydrolase, with protein MNAVIRIVAAVVLDDRHRVLVVRKRGTTAFMQPGGKIEPGETPMQALHREVREELGADIVADSVRPLGHHDAAAANEPGYRVAADLFLVSLDRPPTPGAEIEEMAWVDPFAPGEIELAPLTLGAVLEFVRVS; from the coding sequence GTGAACGCGGTGATCCGGATCGTCGCGGCGGTCGTCCTCGACGACCGTCATCGCGTGCTGGTGGTCCGCAAACGGGGCACCACGGCGTTCATGCAGCCCGGCGGCAAGATCGAACCGGGGGAGACGCCGATGCAGGCGTTGCACCGCGAGGTCCGAGAAGAGCTCGGCGCCGATATCGTGGCGGACTCGGTCCGCCCGCTCGGGCACCACGATGCCGCGGCGGCCAATGAACCCGGGTACCGGGTCGCGGCGGACCTCTTCCTGGTCAGCCTGGATCGGCCGCCCACACCGGGGGCTGAGATCGAAGAGATGGCCTGGGTGGACCCGTTCGCCCCGGGTGAGATCGAGCTCGCCCCGCTGACCCTGGGCGCGGTGCTGGAGTTCGTCCGGGTCAGCTGA
- the recO gene encoding DNA repair protein RecO, with the protein MRLYRDRAVVLRQHKLGEADRIVTLLTREHGVVRAVAKGVRRTRSKFGARLEPFAHIDVQLHPGRNLDIVTQVQSIDAFAVDIVSDYGRYTCACAMLETAERLAGEEHAPVPALHGLTVAALRAVAEGSRPRELVLDAYLLRAMGIAGWAPALTACARCAAPGPHRAFHVAAGGSVCVHCRPSGAATPAQAVMDLMTALHDGDWEFAQASTASHRSQASGLVAAHLQWHLERKLRTLPLVERGDARWREEQKAYFRVDSAAVERGAGTFGQDMPHGYQTGQDHLPAAAPGA; encoded by the coding sequence ATGCGGTTGTACCGGGATCGAGCGGTGGTGCTGCGCCAGCACAAGCTCGGCGAGGCCGACCGGATCGTGACCCTGCTCACCCGTGAGCACGGCGTGGTCCGCGCGGTGGCCAAGGGGGTGCGCCGCACCCGCAGCAAGTTCGGGGCGCGACTGGAACCTTTCGCGCACATCGATGTTCAGTTGCATCCCGGGCGCAACCTCGACATCGTCACCCAGGTGCAGTCCATCGACGCGTTCGCCGTCGACATCGTCAGTGACTACGGCCGCTACACCTGCGCCTGCGCGATGCTGGAGACCGCGGAGCGGCTCGCCGGAGAGGAGCATGCCCCGGTGCCGGCGCTGCACGGACTGACGGTGGCGGCGCTGCGGGCGGTCGCCGAAGGCAGCCGCCCTCGTGAGCTCGTGCTGGACGCCTACCTGTTGCGCGCGATGGGGATCGCCGGCTGGGCGCCGGCGCTCACCGCATGTGCCCGGTGTGCGGCGCCCGGCCCGCACCGGGCCTTCCACGTCGCCGCCGGTGGCAGCGTGTGCGTGCACTGCCGGCCGTCGGGTGCGGCGACCCCCGCGCAGGCCGTCATGGACCTGATGACGGCCCTGCACGACGGTGACTGGGAGTTCGCGCAAGCCTCCACCGCATCGCATCGCAGCCAGGCCAGCGGGCTGGTCGCCGCGCATCTGCAGTGGCATCTGGAACGCAAACTGCGGACATTGCCGCTGGTGGAGCGTGGCGATGCGCGCTGGCGGGAAGAGCAGAAGGCATATTTCCGGGTTGATAGCGCGGCCGTTGAACGCGGCGCGGGGACGTTCGGGCAGGATATGCCCCATGGCTACCAAACGGGGCAAGACCACCTACCCGCAGCTGCCCCCGGCGCCTGA
- a CDS encoding SRPBCC family protein produces MILQLFKKKKEFTLQRTYRAPIATVWEAWTQADLLRQWWGPKNTFVPECRIEPHVGGEVYVVMEAGEGMGKYAGTRWPMAGTFTRVDPVSRLTYDARSWTDGQEATTTIEHTNDITLQERDGQTTLTLDVTISSIGDKAKMAAFGMKFGYKAQLDKLAERLAGQSG; encoded by the coding sequence ATGATTCTGCAGCTGTTCAAGAAGAAGAAGGAGTTCACCCTCCAGCGCACCTACCGTGCGCCGATCGCCACGGTGTGGGAGGCCTGGACCCAGGCCGACCTGCTGCGGCAATGGTGGGGCCCGAAGAACACCTTCGTCCCGGAGTGCCGCATCGAACCGCATGTCGGCGGCGAGGTCTACGTCGTCATGGAGGCCGGGGAGGGAATGGGTAAGTATGCCGGCACCCGCTGGCCGATGGCGGGCACCTTCACCCGCGTCGATCCGGTCAGCCGGCTGACCTACGACGCGCGCTCGTGGACCGACGGGCAGGAGGCGACGACGACGATCGAGCACACCAACGACATCACGCTGCAGGAGCGCGACGGTCAGACGACGCTCACCCTCGACGTCACCATCAGCAGCATCGGCGACAAGGCCAAGATGGCGGCCTTCGGTATGAAGTTCGGCTACAAGGCGCAGCTGGACAAGCTCGCCGAGCGGCTTGCGGGGCAGAGCGGCTGA
- a CDS encoding type IV toxin-antitoxin system AbiEi family antitoxin domain-containing protein → MSDDVAALLARQGGVAATAQLLNVLSRSRLDTLIRAGELIKVWPGVYAGDEPDRLTRLRGLDLRAGGTVAICLGTAAAAYGFDTEGVIDLHVLNPDGCQLRASDGLIIHRRDGAPLAMVDGRPASTAAWTAVEVARLLRRPRALATLDAALRTGSCERRQLLAAVTEQHGRRGIVHVRELVPYAMAGAESPMESEARLVMLDGQLPAPELQYEIVDYSGRRWRLDFAWPLCKLAVEYDGFDWHSDPVSFARDRQKRAALQEMGWTVLSIVSDDVRRRPADFLRRVRCELSRSPAA, encoded by the coding sequence ATGTCTGACGACGTCGCCGCCTTGCTCGCACGCCAGGGTGGAGTAGCCGCTACCGCCCAACTCCTGAACGTCTTGAGTCGCAGCCGGCTCGATACCCTGATCAGGGCGGGTGAGCTCATCAAGGTGTGGCCCGGTGTCTACGCCGGTGACGAGCCGGACCGTCTCACCCGTCTTCGCGGATTGGACCTTCGTGCGGGTGGGACCGTCGCCATCTGCCTCGGAACTGCGGCTGCGGCATATGGTTTCGACACCGAAGGCGTGATCGACCTGCACGTGCTCAATCCCGACGGCTGCCAGCTCCGGGCATCTGACGGGTTGATCATCCACCGCCGCGATGGTGCACCACTAGCGATGGTCGACGGTCGCCCGGCCTCGACCGCCGCGTGGACGGCGGTCGAGGTGGCCCGGCTTCTGCGTCGTCCGCGTGCTCTGGCAACTTTGGATGCGGCACTGCGGACGGGGAGTTGTGAGCGCCGGCAGCTCCTTGCGGCGGTGACCGAACAACACGGTCGACGTGGCATTGTCCATGTGCGGGAACTGGTTCCGTATGCAATGGCTGGCGCGGAATCGCCGATGGAGAGCGAAGCGCGGCTGGTGATGCTCGATGGGCAGCTGCCGGCCCCCGAACTCCAGTACGAGATCGTCGACTACTCCGGACGGAGGTGGCGACTCGATTTTGCATGGCCGCTGTGCAAATTGGCCGTCGAGTACGACGGGTTCGACTGGCACAGCGACCCTGTCAGCTTCGCTCGGGACCGGCAGAAGCGCGCCGCCCTGCAGGAGATGGGGTGGACCGTGTTGTCGATCGTGTCCGACGATGTCCGGCGCCGGCCGGCTGATTTCCTGCGCCGCGTGCGTTGTGAGCTCTCGCGCTCCCCGGCCGCGTGA
- a CDS encoding amidase translates to MVPTPRTPTSMVRTPRFPTLTQLQYRLASGSTTSENLVRQSLDAIEASQPTLNAFRVVLTTTALAEAAEADRKRAAGQHLPLLGIPIAVKDDVDVAGVPTRFGTDGELPVASADAEVVRRLRAAGAVIVGKTNTCELGQWPFTSGPGFGHTRNPWSREHSPGGSSGGSAAAVAAGLVTAAIGSDGAGSVRIPAAWTNLVGIKPQRGRISTWPLPEAFNGITVNGVLARTVADAAIVLDAASGNAPGDLHKPAPVQVSDHVARAPGPLRIAMSTAFPFNFFRSELHPEIADALRAVADQLGQLGHTVIKADPDYGLRMSWNFLARSTSGLMEWQQRLGSGVTLDKRTVSNIRTGWLLSQHTLRKARAAEAQAQRRVGWIFNIADVVLAPTTAQPPPLVDEYDRRGPLATDRAMIRACPVTWPWNLLGWPSINVPAGFTSDGLPIGVQLMGPADSEPLLISLAAALEAVNGWTVKQPEPWWDRAALT, encoded by the coding sequence ATGGTTCCCACCCCGAGAACGCCCACCAGCATGGTTCGCACCCCCAGATTCCCCACCCTCACCCAGTTGCAGTACCGACTCGCCAGCGGCTCGACGACATCCGAGAACTTGGTACGCCAGTCCCTGGATGCCATCGAGGCCAGCCAGCCCACCCTGAACGCCTTCCGGGTGGTGCTGACCACTACGGCGCTGGCCGAGGCCGCCGAGGCCGATCGCAAACGTGCTGCCGGACAACATCTTCCACTGCTCGGGATCCCCATCGCGGTCAAGGACGACGTGGACGTGGCCGGGGTACCCACCCGATTCGGCACCGATGGCGAACTCCCCGTGGCCAGTGCGGACGCAGAGGTGGTGCGCCGCCTACGGGCGGCCGGCGCGGTGATCGTCGGGAAGACCAACACCTGCGAGCTGGGTCAGTGGCCGTTCACCAGCGGACCCGGATTCGGCCATACGCGTAATCCGTGGTCGCGCGAGCACAGCCCGGGCGGCTCCTCCGGGGGCAGCGCCGCCGCAGTGGCGGCCGGCCTGGTGACCGCCGCCATCGGCTCCGACGGCGCCGGCAGCGTTCGAATACCGGCCGCCTGGACCAATCTGGTCGGGATCAAACCGCAGCGCGGACGCATCTCCACCTGGCCGCTGCCCGAGGCCTTCAACGGCATCACCGTCAACGGGGTGCTGGCCCGCACCGTCGCCGACGCCGCCATCGTGCTCGATGCCGCCTCCGGTAACGCCCCCGGCGACCTGCACAAGCCCGCGCCGGTGCAGGTCTCCGATCATGTGGCGCGCGCTCCCGGCCCGCTGCGCATCGCGATGTCCACCGCCTTTCCGTTCAATTTCTTCCGCTCCGAGCTGCACCCGGAGATCGCCGACGCGCTGCGGGCCGTCGCCGATCAGCTGGGCCAGCTCGGGCACACCGTCATCAAGGCCGACCCGGACTACGGGCTGCGGATGTCGTGGAATTTCCTGGCCCGCTCCACGTCGGGCCTCATGGAGTGGCAGCAACGCCTGGGATCGGGCGTGACATTGGACAAACGCACCGTGAGCAACATCCGAACCGGCTGGCTGCTGTCCCAGCACACCCTGCGCAAGGCGCGGGCGGCCGAAGCGCAGGCCCAGCGCCGGGTCGGTTGGATCTTCAATATCGCCGATGTGGTGCTCGCCCCCACCACCGCGCAGCCGCCACCGCTGGTCGACGAGTACGACCGCCGCGGCCCGCTGGCCACCGACCGGGCGATGATCCGTGCCTGCCCGGTGACCTGGCCGTGGAACCTCCTGGGCTGGCCGTCGATCAATGTCCCGGCCGGATTCACCTCCGACGGGCTGCCCATCGGCGTGCAGCTGATGGGGCCAGCCGACAGCGAACCGCTGCTGATCTCCCTGGCCGCCGCCCTGGAGGCGGTGAACGGCTGGACGGTCAAGCAACCGGAACCGTGGTGGGACCGTGCCGCGCTGACGTAA
- a CDS encoding cytidine deaminase: MARAEAAQGAAVRDLDGRTYAGAPVQLSALSLTALQAAVAAAVSSGASGLESVVLVGGSAEDPGVGAVTELSPSAAVIVTDRAGNPV, encoded by the coding sequence ATGGCCCGTGCGGAAGCCGCCCAGGGGGCGGCGGTGCGCGATCTGGACGGCCGCACCTATGCCGGGGCGCCCGTGCAGCTTTCGGCGCTGAGCCTGACCGCACTGCAGGCCGCCGTCGCCGCGGCGGTGTCCAGCGGTGCGTCCGGACTGGAGTCGGTGGTGCTGGTCGGTGGGTCGGCCGAGGACCCGGGGGTCGGCGCGGTGACCGAGCTGTCCCCGTCGGCCGCGGTCATCGTCACCGACCGGGCGGGCAACCCGGTATGA
- a CDS encoding ArsR/SmtB family transcription factor, with the protein MKIVSTTDGAAEVHEHAGEPFCELPSREILDITGDLLRALAAPLRIAIVLQLRESQRCVHELVDALDVPQPLVSQHLRILKSAGVVAGERSGREVMYRLVDQHLAEIVVAAVTHASEDRA; encoded by the coding sequence ATGAAAATCGTTTCCACTACTGACGGCGCCGCCGAGGTGCACGAGCACGCCGGCGAGCCGTTCTGCGAGCTCCCGTCGCGGGAGATCCTGGACATCACCGGTGATCTGCTGCGCGCGCTGGCGGCGCCCCTGCGCATCGCCATCGTCCTGCAACTGCGCGAATCGCAGCGCTGCGTGCACGAACTGGTCGACGCACTGGACGTGCCCCAGCCCCTGGTCAGCCAGCACCTGCGGATCCTCAAGTCCGCGGGCGTGGTGGCCGGGGAGCGCAGCGGCCGCGAGGTGATGTACCGCCTCGTCGACCAGCATCTGGCCGAGATCGTGGTCGCCGCCGTCACCCATGCGTCCGAGGATCGCGCATGA
- a CDS encoding glycine--tRNA ligase — MARRGLRGAGVAVSSLGCRPVAPSSSIIETVANLAKRRGLVYQSGEIYGGTKSAWDYGPLGVELKENIKKQWWRSVVTGRDDVVGLDSAIILPRQVWVASGHVAVFNDPLVECLNCHKRHRQDHLQEAYAAKKNLDDPDSVSMTEIVCPDCGTKGQWTEPRDFNMMLKTYLGPIESEEGLHYLRPETAQGIFVNFANVVTTSRKKPPFGIGQIGKSFRNEITPGNFIFRTREFEQMEMEFFVEPSTAPEWHKYWIDTRLQWYIDLGIDPENLRLYEHPLEKLSHYSAGTTDIEYKFGFAGSPWGELEGIANRTDHDLSSHAKASGADLTYYDQASDTRYTPYVIEPAAGLTRSLMAFLVDAYTEDEAPNAKGGVDKRTVLKLDPRLSPVKAAVLPLSRHADLSPKAKDLAAELRQSWNVEFDDAGAIGRRYRRQDEIGTPFCVTLDFDSLDDHAVTIRERDSMSQERVAISEVSNYLAVRLKGC, encoded by the coding sequence ATGGCCCGCCGGGGACTCCGCGGCGCCGGCGTCGCGGTCTCATCGCTAGGCTGTCGACCCGTGGCTCCGTCTTCCTCGATCATTGAGACCGTTGCAAACCTGGCGAAACGCCGTGGCCTCGTCTACCAATCGGGCGAGATCTACGGCGGTACGAAGTCCGCCTGGGATTACGGGCCACTCGGGGTGGAGCTCAAGGAGAACATCAAGAAGCAGTGGTGGCGCTCGGTGGTCACCGGCCGCGACGACGTCGTCGGGCTGGACAGCGCGATCATCCTGCCCCGGCAGGTGTGGGTGGCCTCCGGGCACGTCGCGGTGTTCAACGATCCGCTGGTGGAATGCCTGAACTGTCACAAGCGGCACCGCCAGGACCACCTGCAGGAGGCGTACGCGGCGAAGAAGAATCTCGATGACCCGGATTCGGTGTCGATGACCGAGATCGTCTGCCCCGACTGCGGCACCAAGGGCCAGTGGACCGAACCGCGTGACTTCAACATGATGCTCAAGACCTACCTCGGGCCGATCGAGTCCGAGGAGGGGCTGCACTACCTGCGACCCGAGACCGCACAGGGCATCTTCGTCAACTTCGCCAACGTGGTGACCACGTCCCGCAAGAAGCCGCCGTTCGGTATCGGCCAGATCGGCAAGAGCTTCCGCAACGAGATCACCCCGGGCAACTTCATCTTCCGCACCCGCGAGTTCGAGCAGATGGAGATGGAGTTCTTCGTCGAGCCGTCCACCGCGCCCGAGTGGCACAAGTACTGGATCGACACCCGGCTGCAGTGGTACATCGACCTCGGAATCGACCCGGAGAATCTGCGCCTCTACGAGCATCCGCTGGAGAAGCTGTCGCACTACAGCGCGGGCACCACCGATATCGAATACAAATTCGGCTTCGCCGGCAGCCCGTGGGGTGAGCTGGAGGGTATCGCCAACCGCACCGACCACGACCTGTCCAGCCACGCAAAGGCTTCCGGGGCGGATCTGACCTACTATGACCAGGCTTCGGACACCCGCTACACGCCGTACGTCATCGAGCCGGCGGCCGGCCTGACCCGGTCGCTGATGGCCTTCCTGGTGGACGCCTATACCGAGGACGAGGCCCCCAACGCCAAGGGCGGAGTGGACAAGCGCACCGTGCTCAAGCTCGACCCGCGGCTGTCGCCGGTCAAGGCCGCGGTGCTGCCGCTCTCGCGGCACGCCGACTTGTCGCCCAAGGCAAAGGATCTCGCCGCCGAGCTGCGCCAGAGCTGGAACGTGGAGTTCGACGATGCCGGCGCGATCGGGCGGCGCTACCGTCGCCAGGACGAGATCGGCACACCGTTCTGTGTCACGCTGGACTTCGATTCGCTCGACGACCACGCGGTCACCATTCGCGAGCGCGACAGCATGAGCCAGGAGCGGGTGGCGATCTCGGAGGTCTCGAACTATCTCGCCGTGCGCCTGAAGGGCTGCTAA
- a CDS encoding Fur family transcriptional regulator: MSAPVRSTKQRAAIAALLDDIADFRSAQELHDELRKRGEGIGLTTVYRTLQSMAVAGQVDTLRTDTGESVYRLCSQHHHHHLVCRICGATVEVEGGAAEVWADQVAAEHGFTDVSHTIEIFGVCAGCAKVS, from the coding sequence ATGAGCGCGCCCGTGCGCTCCACCAAGCAACGCGCGGCGATCGCCGCGCTGCTGGACGATATCGCCGACTTCCGCTCCGCCCAGGAACTGCACGACGAACTGCGCAAGCGTGGCGAGGGCATCGGACTGACCACCGTGTACCGCACACTGCAGTCGATGGCGGTCGCCGGCCAGGTCGACACCCTGCGCACCGACACCGGTGAATCGGTATACCGGCTGTGCTCGCAGCACCACCACCATCACCTGGTGTGCCGGATCTGCGGGGCCACCGTCGAGGTGGAGGGCGGTGCCGCCGAGGTGTGGGCCGATCAGGTGGCGGCCGAGCACGGATTCACCGACGTCAGCCACACCATCGAGATCTTCGGCGTGTGCGCCGGCTGTGCGAAGGTCAGCTGA
- a CDS encoding decaprenyl diphosphate synthase, with translation MATKRGKTTYPQLPPAPEDYPVFPDVSTWPVVFPELPPRTNGKFSRPPQHPSKAVAPQIPADQVPNHVAVVMDGNGRWATQRGLGRTEGHKMGEAVLIDITCGAIELGIKHLSVYAFSTENWKRSTEEVRFLMGFNREVVRRRRENLDAMGVNMRWVGSRPRMWSSVIKEFDIAEQMTVGNDVITVNYCVNYGGRTEIVEAARQLAEEAAAGKINPGRISEASFAKHLHRPDIPDVDLFIRTSGEQRASNFLIWQAAYAEYVFQDKLWPDYDRRDLWAACEEYVNRNRRFGRA, from the coding sequence ATGGCTACCAAACGGGGCAAGACCACCTACCCGCAGCTGCCCCCGGCGCCTGAGGACTACCCGGTCTTTCCGGACGTCTCGACGTGGCCGGTGGTGTTCCCGGAGCTGCCGCCGCGTACCAACGGCAAGTTCTCCCGGCCGCCGCAGCATCCGTCCAAGGCGGTCGCCCCGCAGATCCCGGCCGACCAGGTCCCCAATCACGTGGCCGTGGTGATGGACGGCAACGGCCGGTGGGCCACCCAGCGGGGGCTGGGCCGCACCGAGGGGCACAAGATGGGCGAGGCGGTGCTCATCGACATCACCTGCGGCGCCATCGAACTGGGCATCAAGCATCTGAGCGTGTACGCGTTTTCCACCGAGAACTGGAAGCGCAGCACCGAAGAGGTGCGCTTCCTGATGGGCTTCAACCGTGAGGTGGTGCGCCGCCGCCGGGAGAACCTGGACGCCATGGGTGTCAACATGCGGTGGGTCGGTTCGCGGCCGCGCATGTGGAGCAGCGTCATCAAGGAGTTCGACATCGCCGAGCAGATGACCGTCGGCAACGACGTCATCACGGTCAACTACTGCGTCAACTACGGGGGGCGCACCGAGATCGTGGAGGCGGCAAGGCAACTGGCCGAGGAGGCGGCCGCGGGCAAGATCAACCCCGGTCGCATCAGCGAGGCGTCCTTCGCCAAGCACCTGCACCGTCCCGACATCCCCGACGTCGACCTGTTCATCCGGACCTCGGGGGAGCAGCGCGCCAGCAACTTCCTGATCTGGCAGGCGGCCTACGCCGAGTACGTCTTCCAGGACAAACTCTGGCCCGACTATGACCGCCGCGACCTGTGGGCGGCGTGCGAGGAGTACGTCAACCGCAACCGCCGCTTCGGGCGGGCCTAG